The proteins below are encoded in one region of Engraulis encrasicolus isolate BLACKSEA-1 chromosome 1, IST_EnEncr_1.0, whole genome shotgun sequence:
- the LOC134445599 gene encoding zinc finger CCCH domain-containing protein 13 has translation MGDSRAHGAPPTSQEADPDPELRLILVGTIDCGKTLTADTLLCQVQTSCSPGSWRSCVLRQGRSHSRRLTLVEAPRWYWSGDRLESSVHEETRRALTLVGPGPHCILLLIPVNQFTEMERRAAQQIEEVFGVGTLRRTLVLLTCGDYLLGRPVEEYLARENQGLREVVGLCGGRYHVINNRRPEDREQVLQLLKKVESMVQGKGGSFGQGTAQPLGSLSSPGLAEQQVVMEKTHGVNAELPFTTTARQPAEAEAAGLTQRMEMEEAESKRRENERLEKEREQRILKERLEAERVERERLEKETEEERLKAVQIEMERREKERREREQQLREETEKKEKERVEAERRRREREERIETERKRQERADRERVENERLEQERVEREKHKLERTEALRREREKAERDMLENERRENERREKERLENETREREKREKERLENERREKERLESERREKERLEKLSERLKQERLENSERVKLDANAYHSQMSPRIKESLEEPPYASEDKIRRAKATSQPAAAAEGAVLSKLSEAAGKGELKEIYNRIVTVGKDPSSSSSSSSSPPPELRLVLLGGTKSGKSSAGNAILGRRDFQTQEDEGTTAVTKCCQKGRAILGNRRVAVVDTPDWFRSECAPDEVRSQLSSCVALSSPGPHAFLLCLPLHRPPPDAMQMLDAVEGVFGHRAVSAHTLLLFTHADVLGGAANRNGNGNGNNEAEGGWGTAEVEEHISSKLPHLLKLVERCGDHYHILERDGRCSSDGGGVVGRRKEEVGGRDDGEKTRKKSVVELLEKVDQMGGGGGGGGGHHSCPIYQEAEIRVRQRQEEILQVHRERRTEQRRRRRGGGEMVGGESDPMVSSGQSVSLKGDLKGEEDEVDEEEEEEATGLETAREEAERSVTLDSEPALAFNKSSTKGPSLVRSAWEKVVQGGSSLSRSAWEKTVQGVKSTPKPLMGGALVGCGLGAFLGGLLGGAVGATGGVALAEVARRKLRSKQTDGAEEHTEGKKNA, from the exons ATGGGTGACAGCAGGGCTCATGGGGCTCCTCCCACATCTCAGGAGGCGGACCCCGACCCCGAGCTCAGGCTCATCCTGGTGGGCACCATCGACTGTGGCAAGACCCTGACGGCGGACACGCTGCTGTGCCAGGTTCAGACCAGCTGTTCTCCGGGCTCCTGGCGCTCCTGCGTCCTCCGTCAGGGCCGCTCGCACTCCCGCCGCCTGACCCTGGTGGAGGCCCCGCGCTGGTACTGGTCCGGGGACCGTCTGGAGTCCAGCGTCCACGAGGAGACGAGGCGGGCGCTCACCCTGGTCGGCCCGGGCCCCCACTGCATTCTGCTGCTGATCCCCGTCAATCAGTTCACAGAGATGGAGCGCCGTGCAGCGCAGCAGATCGAGGAG GTGTTTGGCGTGGGGACTCTGCGGCGCACCCTGGTGCTGCTGACGTGCGGTGACTACCTACTGGGCCGGCCAGTGGAGGAGTACCTGGCCCGGGAGAACCAGGGCCTCCGCGAGGTCGTCGGGCTGTGCGGCGGTCGCTACCACGTCATCAACAACCGCCGCCCGGAGGACAGAGAGCAGGTGCTGCAGCTGCTGAAGAAG GTGGAGAGCATGGTCCAGGGGAAAGGAGGCAGCTTCGGGCAGGGCACCGCGCAGCCTTTAGGGAGCCTCAGCAGTCCGGGTCTGGCAGAGCAGCAGGTGGTTATGGAGAAGACACACGGGGTGAATGCTGAGCTGCCCTTTACTActacagccagacagccagcagAAGCTGAAGCTGCAGGGCTAACGCAGAGGATGGAGATGGAAGAGGCAGAGTCCAAAAGGAGAGAGAACGAACgactggagaaagagagagaacaaagaataCTTAAAGAAAGactggaggcagagagagtggagagagagaggctagaaaaagagacagaggaggagagactcaAGGCCGTtcaaatagagatggagagaagagaaaaggagagaagggagagagagcagcaacTGAGAGAAGAGactgagaagaaagagaaagagagggtagaggctgaaaggaggagaagagagagagaagagaggatagaaacagagaggaaaagacaggagagagcagacagagaaagagtagaaaatgaaagATTGGAacaagagagagtggagagagagaaacacaaactaGAGAGAACCGAGGCCttgagaagggaaagagagaaagcagagagagacatGCTGGAGAACGAGAGGAGGGAGaacgagaggagggagaaagaaagactggagaatgagacgagggagagagagaagagggaaaaagaaagactggagaatgagaggagggagaaagaaagactggAGAGTGagcggagggagaaagaaagactggAGAAACTGAGCGAGCGATTGAAGCAGGAGAGATTGGAGAACTCAGAGAGAGTGAAGCTAGATGCCAATGCCTACCACTCCCAGATGTCTCCACGAATAAAGGAGTCTCTTGAAGAGCCGCCGTATGCCTCTGAAGACAAGATCAGGAGGGCTAAAGCCACCTCACAGCCAGCTGCGGCCGCAG AGGGCGCTGTGCTCAGCAAATTATCAGAGGCAGCAGGCAAGGGAGAGCTCAAAGAAA TCTACAACCGCATCGTGACCGTTGGAAAagatccctcctcctcctcctcctcctcctcctctccgccacCGGAGCTGAGGCTGGTTCTCTTGGGCGGCACCAAGTCGGGCAAGAGCTCGGCAGGGAACGCCATCTTGGGCCGCAGGGACTTCCAGACACAGGAGGACGAGGGCACGACAGCTGTCACCAAGTGCTGTCAGAAGGGCCGGGCCATCCTGGGAAACAGGCGG GTGGCGGTGGTGGACACCCCCGACTGGTTCCGTTCCGAGTGCGCCCCAGACGAGGTGCGTTCCCAGCTCTCCTCCTGCGTGGCCCTCTCCTCCCCGGGGCCGCACgccttcctcctctgcctccccctccaCCGCCCCCCGCCGGACGCCATGCAGATGCTGGACGCCGTGGAGGGCGTGTTCGGCCACCGAGCGGTGAGCGCCCACACGCTTCTCCTCTTCACCCACGCCGACGTCCTGGGAGGGGCGGCGAACAGGAACGGGAACGGGAACGGCAACAACGAGgcggaggggggatgggggacgGCAGAGGTGGAGGAGCACATCTCCTCCAAGCTGCCCCACCTCCTGAAGCTGGTGGAGAGGTGCGGCGACCACTACCACATTCTGGAGAGGGACGGGAGGTGCAGCAGCGATGGAGGAGGCGTGGtggggagaaggaaggaggaggtggggggtagGGATGATGGAGAGAAGACGAGGAAGAAGAGTGTGGTGGAGCTCCTGGAGAAGGTGGACCAGATG ggcggaggaggaggaggaggaggaggccatcaCAGCTGCCCGATCTACCAGGAGGCAGAGATCCGCGTCAGGCAGCGACAAGAGGAGATCCTGCAAGTCcacagggagaggaggacagagcagagaagaagaagaagaggaggaggggagatggttGGAGGAGAAAGCGATCCCATGGTTTCATCAGGTCAGTCGGTCTCCTTGAAGGGAGACCTGAAGGGGGAAGAGGATgaagtggatgaggaggaggaggaggaggcgacgggtctggagacagcgagagaggaggcggagaggagcGTCACGTTGGACTCTGAGCCTGCGCTGGCCTTCAACAAATCCTCAACCAAGGGCCCCTCTCTCGTGCGCTCCGCGTGGGAGAAGGTGGTACAGGGCGGctcctctctctcgcgctcggcGTGGGAGAAGACGGTGCAGGGCGTGAAGAGCACGCCCAAGCCGCTGATGGGCGGAGCCTTGGTGGGGTGTGGTCTGGGGGCGTTTCTTGGGGGGCTTCTCGGGGGAGCGGTGGGGGCCACGGGAGGAGTGGCGCTGGCAGAGGTGGCCAGACGGAAGCTACgcagcaaacagacagacggggCAGAAGAacacacagagggaaagaagAACGCATAA